In a genomic window of Flavobacterium crassostreae:
- the recO gene encoding DNA repair protein RecO produces MHVKTKAIVLSSIKFQEKSLIVKCFTQSHGLKSYFVRNAFSGRKSNQKIAYFQPLSILEIEAVHKNKGTLENFKEIKISIPFQSIPTDIYKSTMVLFLSEILYHSIHEEEKNEPLFSFLETALLWLDQHEDRANFHLILMLETTKYLGFYPDVSGIDHPFFEMTEGIFSPLHAISSLSEQQTNLFKKLIDLRFGTNQKMFHVAERQILLKILIEYYSLHLDGFKKPKSLDVLKEVFS; encoded by the coding sequence ATGCACGTAAAAACCAAAGCCATTGTCTTATCTAGTATTAAGTTTCAAGAAAAAAGTCTGATTGTCAAGTGTTTTACGCAATCACATGGTCTGAAGTCGTATTTTGTTCGGAACGCATTTTCGGGCAGAAAATCCAACCAAAAAATTGCTTATTTTCAGCCTCTTTCTATTCTTGAAATAGAAGCAGTCCATAAAAACAAAGGCACCTTAGAGAATTTTAAAGAGATAAAAATAAGCATCCCATTTCAAAGCATTCCTACAGATATTTATAAAAGTACCATGGTATTGTTTCTTTCCGAAATCTTATACCATTCCATTCATGAAGAAGAAAAAAATGAGCCCCTGTTTAGTTTTCTTGAAACAGCATTACTTTGGCTAGACCAGCACGAAGATAGGGCCAATTTTCATTTGATTTTAATGCTAGAAACCACCAAATATTTGGGTTTTTACCCAGATGTTTCGGGCATAGACCATCCCTTTTTTGAAATGACAGAAGGAATATTTTCGCCACTGCATGCCATAAGCTCTCTCTCAGAGCAACAAACCAATTTATTTAAAAAACTAATAGATTTACGATTTGGCACCAATCAAAAAATGTTTCATGTGGCAGAACGCCAAATACTACTCAAAATCCTGATAGAGTATTATTCCTTGCATTTGGATGGTTTTAAAAAGCCTAAATCATTGGATGTTTTAAAAGAAGTGTTTTCGTAG
- the ileS gene encoding isoleucine--tRNA ligase, with amino-acid sequence MSTKFTEYKGLDLPTVASEVLDFWKQENIFEKSVTTREGSEPFVFFEGPPSANGLPGIHHVMARAIKDIFCRYKTQKGYQVKRKAGWDTHGLPVELGTEKELGITKEDIGTKISIEEYNEACKKTVMRYTDVWNDLTQKMGYWVDMEDPYVTYKPKYMETVWWILKQIYNKDLMYKGYTIQPYSPKAGTGLSSHEVNQPGSYRDVTDTTVVAQFKAINETLPAAWQGLGEILILAWTTTPWTLPSNTALTVGPKIDYVVVKTFNQYTFLPTNVVLAKNLVAKQFGKGFFATEDAADFANFKAADKKIPYQVIAEAKGTDLVGIQYEQLMPLALPYQNPENAFRVILGDFVTTEDGTGIVHTAPTFGADDAKVAKEATPEVPPMLVLDADGTPVPLVTLQGKFIDGLGVYSGKYVKNEYYNDGEAPERSADVEIAIQLKEENKAFKVEKYVHSYPHCWRTDKPILYYPLDSWFIKITEVRDRMFELNETINWKPKATGEGRFGNWLKNANDWNLSRSRYWGIPLPIWRTEDKQEEILIGSVEELYNEIEKSIAAGFQKENPFKGFEAGNMDESNYDLIDLHKNVVDQITLLSASGKPMTREADLIDVWFDSGSMPYAQWHYPFENKEKIDQNKDFPANFIAEGVDQTRGWFYTLHAIGTLVFDKVAYKNVVSNGLVLDKNGQKMSKRLGNAADPFETLSEYGPDATRWYMISNANPWDNLKFDLEGIAEVRRKFFGTLYNTYSFFSLYANIDGFKYQEAEIPLQQRPEIDQWIMSELHTLIQEVDGFYAEYEPTKAARAISDFVQENLSNWYVRLCRRRFWKGEYAQDKIAAYQTLYSCLLTVSKLSAPIAPFFMDKLYRDLTLTTQSESYESVHLAKFPEYVENFVNKSLESRMQKAQTISSLVLSLRKKEMIKVRQPLQKVMIPVLDENERAEIEAVSDLIKAEVNVKEILLLDDASGVLVKQIKPNFKALGPRFGKDMGLIAKEIQNFSADQIKQIEAHGSIEVVIAAKSITLTQEDVEISSQDIAGWLVANANGITVALDIVISPELKKEGIARELVNRIQNIRKDSGLDVTDKIKVYLQQNATLEAAVKTNQAYIKSETLTEELIFLEEIENGVAIEFDEIKTKITITK; translated from the coding sequence ATGAGCACAAAATTTACTGAATACAAAGGACTTGACTTGCCAACAGTAGCGTCAGAAGTACTGGATTTCTGGAAGCAAGAAAACATATTTGAAAAAAGTGTAACCACCCGTGAAGGTAGCGAGCCATTCGTGTTTTTTGAAGGGCCGCCTTCGGCAAATGGTTTGCCAGGTATTCACCACGTTATGGCACGTGCCATTAAAGATATATTTTGTAGATATAAAACACAAAAAGGCTACCAAGTAAAGCGTAAAGCCGGTTGGGATACGCATGGTTTGCCCGTAGAATTAGGTACCGAAAAAGAACTCGGAATTACTAAAGAAGATATTGGAACCAAAATTTCTATAGAAGAATATAACGAAGCCTGCAAGAAAACCGTAATGCGGTATACCGATGTATGGAATGATTTGACCCAAAAAATGGGTTATTGGGTAGACATGGAAGATCCGTATGTGACCTACAAACCCAAATATATGGAAACCGTTTGGTGGATTTTAAAACAAATCTACAACAAAGATTTGATGTACAAGGGCTACACCATCCAACCGTATTCGCCAAAGGCAGGAACCGGATTATCCTCTCATGAGGTAAACCAACCAGGGAGCTACCGTGATGTTACAGATACCACGGTTGTGGCACAATTCAAAGCAATTAACGAAACTTTGCCAGCTGCTTGGCAAGGATTGGGCGAGATCCTAATCTTAGCCTGGACAACCACCCCTTGGACCTTGCCATCGAACACCGCTTTGACCGTTGGGCCAAAAATTGACTATGTAGTAGTAAAAACGTTCAATCAATATACCTTTTTGCCTACTAATGTAGTACTTGCCAAAAACTTAGTAGCAAAACAATTCGGAAAAGGGTTTTTTGCCACTGAAGATGCCGCAGACTTTGCTAATTTCAAAGCGGCAGACAAAAAAATACCCTATCAAGTTATTGCTGAGGCAAAAGGAACGGATTTAGTAGGGATCCAATACGAACAACTAATGCCATTGGCACTTCCGTATCAAAACCCCGAAAATGCCTTTAGAGTAATTTTGGGAGATTTTGTAACCACCGAAGATGGAACCGGAATTGTACATACCGCGCCAACATTTGGTGCAGATGATGCCAAAGTTGCCAAAGAAGCCACGCCAGAAGTCCCACCAATGTTAGTTTTGGATGCCGACGGAACTCCAGTGCCATTGGTTACCCTACAAGGAAAATTTATTGATGGCCTAGGAGTTTATTCTGGCAAATACGTCAAAAACGAATATTATAACGATGGCGAAGCTCCAGAGCGTTCCGCAGATGTAGAAATTGCCATCCAATTAAAAGAAGAAAATAAAGCATTCAAGGTAGAAAAATACGTACACAGTTACCCACATTGTTGGAGAACTGACAAGCCTATTTTATACTATCCACTAGATTCTTGGTTTATAAAAATCACCGAAGTTAGAGACAGAATGTTCGAATTGAACGAAACCATCAACTGGAAGCCAAAAGCAACCGGAGAAGGTCGTTTTGGAAACTGGCTAAAAAATGCCAACGACTGGAACTTATCTCGTTCCAGATATTGGGGAATTCCGCTACCAATCTGGAGAACAGAAGACAAGCAAGAAGAAATCTTGATAGGATCTGTAGAAGAATTATACAACGAAATAGAGAAATCCATTGCTGCCGGTTTCCAAAAAGAAAACCCTTTCAAAGGTTTTGAGGCCGGAAACATGGACGAAAGCAACTATGACTTAATCGACCTGCATAAAAATGTAGTAGATCAAATTACGTTACTTTCTGCGTCTGGAAAACCAATGACCCGCGAAGCAGATTTGATAGACGTATGGTTTGACTCAGGATCCATGCCGTATGCACAATGGCATTACCCTTTTGAAAACAAAGAAAAAATAGACCAGAACAAAGATTTTCCGGCTAATTTTATAGCCGAAGGAGTAGACCAAACCCGTGGATGGTTTTATACCCTACATGCTATTGGGACCTTAGTATTTGATAAAGTTGCCTACAAAAATGTAGTTTCGAACGGTTTAGTATTAGATAAAAATGGACAAAAAATGTCCAAACGTTTAGGTAATGCTGCAGATCCATTTGAAACATTGTCAGAATACGGTCCAGATGCAACACGCTGGTACATGATCTCTAATGCCAATCCTTGGGACAACCTAAAATTTGACTTAGAGGGTATTGCAGAGGTGCGTCGTAAATTTTTCGGAACACTTTACAACACCTATTCGTTCTTTAGTTTGTATGCCAATATTGATGGCTTTAAATACCAAGAAGCCGAAATTCCGTTGCAACAAAGACCAGAAATAGACCAGTGGATCATGTCTGAATTACATACACTAATCCAAGAAGTGGATGGTTTTTATGCCGAATACGAGCCTACAAAAGCAGCCAGAGCCATATCGGATTTTGTACAAGAAAACCTAAGCAACTGGTATGTACGTTTGTGTCGTCGTCGTTTCTGGAAAGGAGAATATGCACAAGATAAAATAGCAGCCTACCAAACGTTATATAGCTGTTTGTTAACGGTAAGTAAATTAAGCGCGCCAATTGCGCCGTTCTTTATGGACAAACTTTACAGAGACTTAACCCTTACAACACAGTCAGAAAGCTATGAGAGTGTACATTTGGCGAAGTTTCCAGAATACGTTGAAAACTTTGTTAATAAGTCTTTAGAGAGCAGAATGCAGAAGGCACAAACCATTTCATCGTTGGTATTGTCACTACGTAAAAAAGAAATGATTAAGGTACGTCAACCATTGCAAAAGGTAATGATTCCGGTACTTGATGAAAATGAAAGAGCCGAAATTGAAGCAGTTTCAGATTTAATAAAAGCAGAGGTAAACGTTAAGGAAATCTTGTTGTTAGACGATGCTTCGGGTGTTTTAGTAAAACAAATTAAGCCTAATTTTAAAGCATTAGGACCACGTTTTGGTAAAGATATGGGTTTGATTGCTAAAGAGATACAAAATTTTTCGGCAGATCAAATCAAACAAATCGAAGCCCACGGAAGCATAGAGGTAGTAATTGCCGCAAAAAGCATAACTTTAACACAAGAAGATGTAGAGATAAGTTCTCAGGATATAGCCGGCTGGCTGGTTGCAAATGCCAACGGAATTACCGTAGCCTTAGACATTGTAATCTCTCCCGAATTGAAAAAAGAAGGAATAGCAAGAGAATTGGTAAACAGAATTCAGAACATCAGAAAAGACTCTGGTTTGGACGTAACGGATAAGATAAAGGTGTATTTGCAACAAAATGCTACATTAGAAGCAGCTGTAAAAACAAACCAAGCCTACATAAAATCAGAAACCTTAACAGAAGAATTGATTTTTTTAGAAGAAATAGAAAATGGAGTTGCCATTGAATTTGACGAGATAAAAACAAAAATAACAATTACTAAATAA
- a CDS encoding TraR/DksA family transcriptional regulator → MVDEATRYSDADLAEFKELILKKIEKAQADLDLIKSAYMNDLNNGTEDTSPTFKAFEEGSETMSKEANSQLAIRQEKFIRDLKNALFRVENKTYGICKVTGKLIGKDRLRIVPHATMSIEAKNLQK, encoded by the coding sequence ATGGTAGATGAAGCAACGCGATACTCTGATGCCGATTTGGCAGAGTTTAAAGAATTAATTCTTAAAAAAATTGAAAAAGCACAAGCAGATTTAGATTTGATAAAAAGTGCCTATATGAATGATTTGAACAACGGTACGGAAGATACCTCGCCTACATTCAAAGCATTTGAGGAAGGAAGCGAAACCATGTCTAAAGAGGCCAACTCCCAACTGGCAATCCGTCAAGAAAAATTTATCAGAGATCTAAAAAACGCCTTATTTCGTGTAGAAAACAAAACCTATGGGATTTGTAAAGTAACCGGAAAATTGATAGGCAAAGACAGACTAAGAATTGTTCCTCACGCCACGATGAGTATTGAGGCCAAAAATCTACAAAAATAA
- a CDS encoding lipoprotein signal peptidase — translation MSLRKAYLLIFIILIVDQVSKIVVKTNFELGEEVGVFSWFKILFIENEGMAWGTEIPGAYGKLFLTLFRLIAVVGIGYWLWDSATNKTPSTNYLVVAIALILAGAFGNIIDSVFYGVIFDHSNGQLATLFSDQPYGTYFHGKVVDMFYFPFWTGNLPSWLPIWGGRNFTFFNAIFNVADMAICIGVGILIFFNKKAFDK, via the coding sequence ATGTCATTACGAAAAGCGTACCTCCTTATCTTTATTATATTAATTGTGGATCAGGTTTCTAAAATAGTTGTAAAAACTAATTTTGAATTAGGAGAAGAAGTAGGTGTTTTTAGCTGGTTTAAAATTCTATTTATTGAAAACGAAGGAATGGCTTGGGGAACCGAAATTCCTGGAGCGTATGGCAAATTATTTCTTACACTGTTTCGGTTAATTGCCGTTGTCGGTATTGGATATTGGCTGTGGGATAGCGCTACCAATAAAACACCTTCTACTAATTATCTTGTGGTGGCCATTGCACTGATTCTAGCGGGAGCCTTCGGTAATATTATAGACTCCGTTTTTTATGGAGTAATTTTTGATCATAGTAACGGGCAATTGGCGACTCTTTTTAGTGACCAACCTTACGGAACCTATTTTCATGGTAAAGTAGTAGATATGTTTTATTTTCCTTTTTGGACTGGTAATTTACCTAGCTGGTTACCCATTTGGGGCGGCAGAAATTTCACCTTTTTTAATGCCATTTTCAATGTTGCAGACATGGCTATTTGTATCGGTGTCGGTATTTTGATCTTTTTCAACAAAAAAGCATTTGACAAATAA
- a CDS encoding 5-formyltetrahydrofolate cyclo-ligase has product MKATKQEFRTKYKALRQNLSETEIEQSSLAIANGVLRLPIWDKSYFHLFLSIVEHKEVDTELLLHLLAGKDKEIIVSKADFETRIMTHFLLTDNTKIQKNAYHIPEPVTGIEVPSKKIEVVFVPLLAFDKKGNRVGYGKGFYDKFLAECAPETIKIGLSFFEAEEAIMDVFEADIKLDYCITPQSCYHF; this is encoded by the coding sequence ATGAAAGCCACTAAACAAGAATTCAGAACAAAGTATAAAGCGCTTAGGCAAAATCTTTCGGAAACAGAAATAGAACAAAGCAGTCTAGCTATTGCCAATGGGGTACTTAGACTCCCTATTTGGGATAAAAGTTATTTTCATTTGTTTTTATCTATTGTAGAACACAAAGAGGTAGATACCGAATTATTATTGCATTTGCTTGCAGGCAAGGACAAAGAAATAATTGTCTCTAAAGCAGATTTTGAAACCAGAATAATGACTCATTTTTTGCTTACAGACAATACCAAAATCCAAAAAAACGCCTACCACATTCCGGAGCCTGTTACCGGGATTGAAGTGCCCTCAAAAAAAATCGAAGTAGTTTTTGTACCCCTACTGGCTTTTGATAAAAAAGGCAATAGAGTAGGCTACGGAAAAGGATTTTATGATAAATTTTTGGCTGAATGTGCGCCCGAAACCATCAAAATTGGACTTTCTTTCTTTGAGGCCGAGGAGGCTATAATGGATGTTTTTGAGGCCGATATAAAATTAGACTATTGCATTACGCCACAAAGTTGTTACCATTTTTAG
- a CDS encoding succinylglutamate desuccinylase/aspartoacylase family protein, whose protein sequence is MKNTKPFILLGETILPGQSKTIYMEIAKLHNTTKLKIPILIQRAKTEGPTVLFSAGIHGDEINGVEIVRQIITKKINKPKRGTIICIPVINMFGFVNKSREFPDGRDLNRVFPGSKKGSLASRFAYHILTEIMPFVDYAVDFHAGGASRFNAPQIRLAPHDDALKALADAFNAPFTLYSKNIAGSFRNASQKLQVKMLLFEGGKSLDIDYTVADTGVAGVKRFLAHLNMLSLETSPEEPAQKTIYIQKSAWLRAKCSGLLHDNGYLGAFVTKGTVLATITDPFGKFERKVKAPNDGYIINANHAPIIYQGDAIYHISKIILNESH, encoded by the coding sequence ATGAAAAATACAAAACCATTTATCCTTCTAGGAGAAACTATTTTACCTGGACAAAGCAAAACCATTTATATGGAAATTGCCAAATTGCACAATACCACCAAACTCAAAATCCCGATACTGATTCAGCGTGCAAAAACCGAAGGACCCACAGTGCTTTTCTCGGCCGGAATACATGGCGATGAAATAAATGGTGTAGAAATTGTACGCCAAATTATTACCAAAAAAATCAACAAACCAAAACGAGGGACCATTATTTGTATCCCCGTAATCAACATGTTTGGTTTTGTAAATAAATCCCGAGAATTTCCGGATGGGAGAGATTTAAATCGGGTTTTTCCGGGAAGCAAAAAGGGCTCTTTGGCTAGTAGATTTGCCTACCATATTCTAACCGAAATCATGCCATTTGTAGACTATGCCGTAGATTTTCATGCTGGTGGTGCTAGTCGATTTAATGCCCCGCAAATCCGACTTGCGCCCCATGATGATGCCTTAAAGGCTTTGGCCGATGCATTTAATGCGCCCTTTACACTATATTCTAAAAATATCGCTGGAAGTTTTAGAAATGCCAGCCAAAAGCTACAGGTAAAGATGCTACTCTTTGAGGGCGGAAAATCATTAGACATTGATTATACTGTTGCCGATACTGGGGTGGCTGGCGTAAAAAGATTTTTAGCCCATCTAAACATGCTCTCTCTGGAGACCTCGCCTGAAGAACCTGCTCAAAAAACCATCTACATTCAAAAATCTGCTTGGTTGCGAGCCAAATGCTCCGGACTCTTGCATGACAACGGCTACCTAGGAGCTTTTGTAACAAAAGGCACCGTTTTAGCAACCATTACAGATCCATTTGGAAAATTTGAACGTAAAGTGAAAGCTCCCAATGATGGTTATATAATTAATGCCAATCACGCTCCCATTATTTACCAAGGGGATGCCATTTATCATATTTCTAAAATAATTTTAAATGAAAGCCACTAA
- the uvrC gene encoding excinuclease ABC subunit UvrC: protein MQKPTLELQIQTLPDSPGVYQYYDKDGKILYVGKAKNLKKRVASYFNKVHDTAKTNVLVKKIVSIQHIVVPTETDALLLENNLIKTLQPRYNVLLRDDKSYPWICIKKEPFSRIFSTRRMVKDGSEYFGPYTSFKTVNTILELIKELYPLRTCNYDLSPSNIAAGKFKVCLEYHIGNCKGPCEGLESLENYQKQVDAIREILKGNFKESMKDFKSIMMHLAQELHFEEAQKIKDKITILENYQSRSTIVNPKITNIDVFSIISDQAAAYVNFLQISHGAIIRSHTMEIKKKLEETDEELITLAIIELRERFQLLSTEIIVPFKIDLGENLKITVPQLGDKKHILDLSIRNAKFYRIEQLKQLQIVDPDRHTNRIMAQMQKDLRLPLEPRHIECFDNSNIQGTNPVAACVVFKDGKPSKKDYRHFNIKTVEGPDDFASMTEVVYRRYKRLLDEKQSLPQLILIDGGKGQLSAALKSLDALELRGKISIIGIAKRLEELFYPGDSVPLYLDKKSETLKVLQQLRNEAHRFGITHHRDKRSKEALQSSIESIPGIGEKTMFTLLQHFKSVKRLKLATQNEITAVIGVSKAKKIVDFYKTVTNE, encoded by the coding sequence ATGCAAAAACCCACTCTTGAGCTCCAGATACAAACCTTGCCAGATAGTCCTGGGGTATACCAATATTATGATAAAGACGGCAAGATTTTATATGTAGGAAAAGCCAAAAATTTAAAGAAACGAGTAGCTTCTTATTTTAACAAAGTACACGATACTGCCAAGACAAATGTTCTGGTCAAAAAAATTGTTTCTATCCAACATATTGTAGTCCCTACCGAAACGGACGCTCTTTTGTTAGAAAACAATTTGATCAAAACCCTGCAACCGAGGTATAATGTTTTGCTCCGTGATGACAAGAGTTATCCTTGGATTTGCATCAAAAAAGAGCCTTTTTCGCGTATTTTTTCTACCCGCAGGATGGTGAAAGATGGTTCAGAATACTTTGGACCTTATACCAGTTTTAAGACCGTTAACACCATTTTAGAACTAATAAAAGAACTGTATCCATTACGGACTTGCAACTATGATTTAAGCCCCTCTAACATTGCTGCTGGCAAATTTAAGGTATGTTTAGAATACCATATTGGCAATTGCAAAGGGCCTTGTGAAGGGCTAGAAAGCTTAGAGAACTACCAAAAACAAGTAGATGCAATCCGAGAAATACTTAAAGGGAATTTTAAAGAAAGCATGAAAGATTTTAAAAGTATCATGATGCATTTGGCACAAGAGTTGCATTTTGAAGAAGCCCAAAAAATTAAAGATAAAATAACCATACTAGAGAACTACCAGTCTCGCTCTACCATTGTAAACCCCAAAATCACCAATATAGATGTTTTTTCGATAATATCGGATCAGGCTGCGGCTTATGTCAATTTTTTGCAAATTTCTCATGGTGCTATTATACGGTCCCATACCATGGAAATTAAGAAAAAACTAGAAGAAACGGATGAAGAATTAATCACCTTAGCCATTATTGAACTCAGAGAACGATTCCAGTTGCTCTCTACCGAAATTATTGTCCCTTTTAAGATCGATCTAGGCGAGAATCTCAAGATAACCGTTCCGCAGTTAGGAGACAAAAAACACATTTTGGATTTATCCATCCGCAATGCAAAATTTTATAGAATAGAACAGCTAAAACAATTGCAAATAGTAGATCCAGACCGCCATACCAATAGAATTATGGCGCAAATGCAAAAAGACCTGCGATTGCCTTTAGAGCCCAGACATATAGAGTGTTTTGATAATTCCAATATTCAGGGGACCAATCCTGTAGCTGCTTGTGTAGTGTTTAAAGACGGCAAGCCCAGCAAAAAAGACTACCGCCATTTTAATATAAAAACCGTAGAGGGGCCGGATGATTTTGCCTCTATGACCGAAGTCGTTTACAGAAGATACAAACGCTTGCTGGACGAAAAACAGTCCCTTCCTCAATTAATCTTAATAGATGGAGGCAAAGGGCAGTTGTCTGCGGCGCTTAAAAGTTTAGACGCTTTGGAGCTACGAGGCAAAATCAGTATTATTGGAATTGCAAAAAGACTGGAAGAATTGTTCTATCCTGGAGATTCTGTTCCACTATACTTAGATAAAAAATCCGAAACCCTAAAAGTACTCCAGCAATTACGAAACGAAGCACACCGTTTTGGAATTACACATCACAGAGACAAACGAAGCAAAGAAGCACTACAATCTTCGATAGAATCAATTCCGGGAATTGGCGAAAAAACCATGTTTACACTCCTACAGCACTTTAAAAGTGTTAAAAGATTAAAATTAGCCACCCAAAACGAAATAACGGCAGTAATAGGAGTCTCAAAAGCAAAAAAAATTGTCGACTTTTACAAAACAGTAACCAACGAATAA
- a CDS encoding patatin-like phospholipase family protein translates to MKKHALLILVLLFCLPLFSQEQNRPKVGLVLSGGGAKGFAHIGVLKVLEDAGIKIDYIGGTSMGAVIGGLYASGYTASQIDSVLQVTNFDELISDFIPRSSKNFYEKRNDELYALVLPFTKFKVGIPEALSKGMYNFNLISKLTKNVRHIRDFNQLPIPFLCIGTDIETGKAVILNRGNLAQAIIASAAFPSLFSPVEIEGQLLVDGGVTNNYPIEEVRKLGADIIIGVDVQDGLLTRNSLKDATKILVQITNLHSIEKMKENVLKTDIYIKPDIKDYGVISFDKGNEIIKKGEDATFAVYDKIRLLAQSQVPYTKPKMVINKDSLDIKEINISPLDNFTKDYVLGKLRFKPNTKISYKQLERGVNNINATRNFSVINYSLDANNTSDNLNLDLKENQTKSYLKFGLHYDGLFKSGVLVNLTRKKTFFKNDITSIDVILGDNFRYDLNYYIENGYNLSFGVKSAFNQFNRNVAKELSDLEFFEVGVKSINVDYSEFMSQVYFQSLFVQKFLIGGGLEYSYLKINSATLGNSNPIIDKSSYLSAFGYMKYDSFDDKDFPKRGWYFLADAKSYLLSSDYTKYFQPFTIAKADFGVAATLFKNATIKIQSDAGFSFGNQSVPFFNFVLGGYGYKTLNNFRPFYGYDFLSIAGNSYIKSTATVDYEIIKNNHVNFSANFANLGQDIFETIEWISIPKYSGYALGYGLDTAIGPIEIKHSWSPQNSKNYTWFSIGFRF, encoded by the coding sequence ATGAAAAAGCATGCCCTTTTAATACTAGTTCTATTGTTTTGTTTGCCCCTTTTTTCTCAAGAGCAAAATAGGCCAAAGGTGGGCTTGGTTTTGAGTGGAGGAGGCGCCAAAGGATTTGCACATATAGGCGTTTTGAAAGTGTTAGAAGATGCTGGGATTAAAATTGATTATATAGGAGGCACTAGTATGGGAGCCGTAATAGGAGGTTTGTATGCTTCGGGATACACGGCTTCACAGATTGATTCGGTACTACAGGTTACTAATTTTGATGAATTGATTAGTGATTTTATACCCCGATCTTCCAAAAATTTTTACGAAAAAAGAAACGACGAACTCTATGCATTAGTACTGCCATTTACCAAATTTAAAGTAGGCATACCCGAGGCGCTATCTAAAGGCATGTATAATTTTAATTTAATTAGTAAGTTAACAAAAAATGTCCGGCACATTAGAGACTTTAACCAGCTTCCAATTCCTTTTTTATGTATCGGGACCGATATAGAAACCGGAAAAGCCGTTATCCTCAATAGAGGCAATCTAGCCCAAGCAATAATTGCGAGTGCCGCCTTCCCGTCTTTGTTCTCGCCAGTGGAGATAGAAGGACAACTACTTGTAGACGGCGGAGTTACCAATAACTATCCCATTGAAGAAGTCCGAAAACTAGGAGCAGATATCATCATAGGAGTAGACGTACAAGATGGTTTATTGACTCGAAATTCGCTCAAAGACGCCACCAAAATTTTAGTACAAATAACCAACCTACACTCCATCGAAAAAATGAAGGAAAACGTACTAAAAACAGATATCTATATCAAGCCAGATATTAAAGATTATGGTGTTATTTCTTTTGATAAAGGCAATGAGATTATCAAAAAAGGAGAAGACGCCACCTTTGCCGTTTATGACAAAATACGGTTGCTGGCCCAAAGCCAAGTTCCGTACACAAAGCCAAAAATGGTTATCAATAAAGATAGTTTAGATATTAAGGAAATAAATATCAGCCCTTTAGATAATTTTACCAAAGACTATGTTTTGGGTAAATTACGATTTAAGCCCAACACCAAGATAAGCTACAAACAATTAGAACGGGGAGTAAATAATATCAATGCTACTCGAAATTTTAGTGTTATTAATTATTCTTTAGACGCAAACAACACCTCCGATAATTTAAATTTGGACTTAAAAGAAAACCAAACCAAATCCTATCTTAAATTTGGCTTGCATTATGATGGCTTGTTCAAAAGCGGTGTTTTAGTAAACCTAACCCGTAAAAAAACATTTTTCAAGAATGATATAACCAGTATTGATGTAATTTTAGGAGATAATTTTCGGTACGATTTAAATTATTATATTGAAAATGGCTACAACTTAAGCTTTGGTGTCAAATCCGCATTCAATCAGTTTAACCGCAATGTAGCCAAAGAATTAAGCGATTTAGAGTTTTTTGAAGTAGGCGTTAAATCCATAAATGTAGATTATTCCGAATTTATGAGCCAAGTGTATTTTCAGTCCTTGTTTGTTCAAAAATTTTTGATAGGAGGCGGTTTAGAATACAGTTACCTCAAGATCAACTCTGCAACACTAGGCAATAGCAACCCAATAATAGACAAAAGCAGTTATTTAAGTGCATTTGGATACATGAAATACGACTCTTTTGACGACAAAGATTTTCCAAAAAGAGGCTGGTACTTTTTAGCAGACGCCAAATCCTATTTGTTATCCTCAGACTACACCAAGTATTTTCAACCCTTTACTATCGCCAAGGCAGATTTTGGTGTTGCCGCCACACTCTTTAAAAATGCCACTATCAAGATACAGTCTGATGCAGGCTTTTCTTTTGGGAACCAAAGCGTTCCTTTTTTTAATTTTGTTTTGGGAGGTTACGGTTACAAAACACTAAATAATTTCCGTCCTTTTTATGGATATGATTTTTTGAGTATTGCCGGCAATAGCTATATAAAATCTACCGCAACAGTAGATTATGAAATAATTAAAAACAACCATGTTAATTTTTCGGCAAATTTCGCTAATTTAGGGCAAGATATATTCGAAACCATAGAGTGGATTTCCATACCCAAATACTCCGGATACGCATTAGGATACGGACTAGATACCGCCATTGGCCCTATAGAAATAAAACACTCCTGGTCACCACAAAACTCCAAAAACTACACCTGGTTTAGTATTGGATTTAGATTTTAA